One part of the Cyclobacteriaceae bacterium genome encodes these proteins:
- a CDS encoding type II toxin-antitoxin system VapC family toxin: protein MIQRIYIDTSVIGGLFDIEFSNDTKPFFDRVEKGELRIVYSEITIDELANAPDRVKNYLQELNSTQKEFVEISQEAVNLADTYIREKVVGKTSRADCIHIALATLYKVDILVSWNFKHIVNISKIRGYNSVNLRLGHQTLEIRTPKEI from the coding sequence ATGATACAGCGGATTTATATTGATACATCAGTTATCGGTGGACTATTTGATATCGAATTTTCGAACGACACTAAACCATTTTTTGACAGAGTGGAGAAGGGTGAATTAAGAATTGTTTATTCAGAGATTACGATTGATGAACTTGCCAACGCTCCTGACAGGGTAAAAAATTACCTCCAGGAACTGAATTCAACGCAAAAAGAATTTGTTGAGATTTCTCAAGAAGCAGTTAATCTTGCTGATACGTATATTCGGGAAAAAGTTGTTGGCAAAACAAGTCGGGCTGATTGTATTCACATTGCCTTAGCGACCCTTTACAAGGTTGATATTTTGGTTAGCTGGAACTTTAAACACATTGTAAACATTAGTAAAATCAGAGGGTATAATTCAGTAAATTTGAGGCTGGGACATCAGACTTTAGAAATCCGCACCCCAAAAGAAATTTAG
- a CDS encoding glycosyltransferase, translating to MSSQQPSISVFMLAYNHGPYIAQAIQSILDQKTDLDYELVIGEDCSTDNTRAVITSFKERYPEKIRVIENTTNVGMHENFLRTLFSCTGKYLCICEGDDYWEHPDKLNIQYQFLESHPDYVLVCGNHKKYIHNEKRFERGDSVSVKDHDISFEKLTRFNCITTATIMFRNVLKRSDFADDFYSIISCDWYMHMKLLNHGKIRYLNYVFAVYRINDGSINGRTNRLAIAKKEMDFLQLVKTGSLLALDNNKKEQLETSIIFKHYDLASAHALNRSRKEAIGLCLHAFKNRPFSKEGFVSLVKTSIQIISPGLFQALRRVKRKAVNAG from the coding sequence ATGTCATCTCAGCAACCCTCCATAAGCGTTTTTATGCTGGCCTATAATCACGGGCCGTATATTGCCCAGGCTATACAAAGTATTCTGGATCAAAAAACCGATTTGGATTACGAGTTGGTGATTGGCGAAGATTGTTCAACCGACAATACCCGTGCAGTCATTACCAGTTTCAAAGAACGCTATCCGGAAAAAATAAGGGTAATTGAAAATACCACCAATGTGGGCATGCACGAGAATTTCCTGCGCACACTTTTTAGTTGTACCGGAAAGTACTTATGTATCTGCGAAGGAGATGATTACTGGGAGCATCCGGATAAATTAAACATCCAATATCAATTCCTGGAGTCACACCCCGATTACGTTTTAGTGTGTGGCAATCATAAAAAATATATCCACAACGAAAAGCGGTTTGAGCGGGGCGATTCAGTTTCCGTAAAGGATCATGACATCAGTTTTGAAAAGCTTACGCGGTTCAATTGCATCACCACGGCAACCATTATGTTCCGTAATGTTTTGAAGCGTTCTGATTTTGCCGATGACTTTTACTCCATCATCAGTTGCGACTGGTACATGCACATGAAGCTGCTTAACCATGGTAAAATCAGGTACTTAAATTATGTTTTTGCCGTGTACCGAATTAATGACGGCAGCATTAACGGGCGCACTAACCGGCTGGCCATCGCGAAAAAGGAAATGGATTTTTTGCAGTTGGTAAAAACCGGAAGCTTGCTTGCGTTGGATAACAACAAGAAGGAACAACTCGAAACCTCCATCATCTTTAAGCATTATGACCTGGCCAGTGCCCATGCCTTGAACAGAAGCCGGAAAGAGGCGATCGGCTTATGCCTGCATGCTTTTAAAAACAGACCCTTCAGTAAGGAAGGTTTCGTTAGCCTGGTTAAAACTTCAATCCAGATTATCAGCCCCGGCTTGTTTCAGGCCCTTCGAAGGGTTAAACGCAAAGCGGTAAACGCGGGGTAG
- a CDS encoding fibronectin type III domain-containing protein, with protein sequence MKPLAKIAIFIAVFTSLCNLSYSQIDTTWTYFHYKNDGTRGAGPGTSGTFINVDIRLVNDESSSGIFNNRFYLKENQTFSHRLVNGLPSTSYYAMAGFGSINYKEGNLRRLNNWGQDLYVMNYRLLFPKNYNANPNVAGGYPLIVMAHGFGERANCWGSNCYWGSTFYDPNTNNNPPVNNTKYSITGVTSTGGGSQIIVTTNATHGFSSSGYGNQILISNSTVASYNGSRTVAEVLTTTSFRVNIPFNGNATGNVESLGALRLLNNDHSMTHGGSVHQSAVLHPGITSNMLPSDPNMPARAFPGFVLYPQNLNGWEQGGANNVVRIIRLLMQKYNIDPNKIYVHGLSDGGSGTYRLVRTAPWLFAAALPMSAVNNPENNYPIYPFINTVPLWVFQGGTDTNPRPVHTEALIQNFRNAGMDVRYKLYPTLGHGVWNNAYAEPDFFSWMMRKNKANIHVNFGKPEVCGTSGAATVLHLAQGFLAYQWERDGQIIPGATSSTYSATLPGTYRARFSRVANPGESDWNRWSDPVIVTEVAPPKPSIQALGSTVFPTVISNDDRVVLKSSQKNEKYLWSNNGVQFTPDRTFNDIFNDRLDTLSMIQRKSDQPGIYTLKTAEISGCQSLSSDPVAVTFNTPTTITLPSNFSGTAQSASSIFLSWTDNSPNESGFEIWRRRTGETVYTFVTRTAEDAVSYLDNNLVANTTYYYKIRAVSSTARSIYFPGNNDINENVVVTTLGDAVPPTPPQNVRVTFNNLTTIRLEWDAGTDNIGVRRYKINYTGSPSGTAFTTTATTTFTITGLTANNAYQITVQTEDFAGILSPPSNLITGTTYVDGLYYEHSTGAWQSLDPFISGPSGFNDLPPINWNTAEFTGKIANFNVNPNTDPPHPNGTLGIATQQEFYKIKFDGYITKPGTGNVIVQFNTTSDDGSMLFLKGFNRNPANQAEFTQYRIVNNDGLHGAVTATSEDVTLDSAFHRIVVLFNEFTGDQSLTVQYRIKSGSSYGAWITIPTSMLKTGEFIPPDPLAAPSAFAVSGTGMTSVGLTWQYGGAPAHEFEVYRSLAVDGTFAIVARATGLSYTDNTVLPGRTYFYKLRTINPSDGAISAFSSTVNASTTEDLIAPTVPTGLTLSSKTFSNVAFSWTASTDNVGVAGYEILINNTIVDSTTVSSYMATGLEPGTLYNFTVKAFDASGNKSAASVALPVTTNSGIMYYTKATGALNLTNTWSNTPDGNGSSPASLANNGQIYMVTRPSTGLGGPLTIGGSVSKIVVPNGTTFDIDNTISAKLEVQGNGIVNLNHATTAPEFLSVSPTSTVNFNAYNIIPAATYGNVNLTGTGNKNFEAGDITIMGNLTATSGIALKGAPSNASRVTVHENITLAGTPATVATDNALDLTLAKAGTQTLSVNGTLDLYRISTAAGTTASVVNGGSSATINIGSPNGGGLALANGSTLNLGNNHLVMKNAATINAAGQTGRLALNGSNLTLNSSSAQNSNLYVDNVLNTAGMVTTTFSSTGDLVIQSPLRITDGLKIKAGEVNSGGNITLVSTQTKTAYLQELEGNGSITGAAKVERWVSIARKYRYMSSAVANMTVAMWQQSGMPITGPFTGSSPNSPNPSMFYYVENNGGYINYPHTGSNNSVTFERGRGYSIFNYNGNSPLTLTMTGNPYQGSVPYTLTPGSGGDTGWNLVGNPYASAIMWNNLTSDWIKSGLSPIVHVPDNTSGTLVFRTYNANNGLGTLTGGIIAPGQAFWVQAVTANPSLTIHEKAKRTNTSTFFREEEATVNSITIVLSNGSLEDEAYIIVGNEYEDTYEPGIDGMKMKNQILNLSTLSSENVKLIFNNISNSFCEKTVALSVDDVTPGNYTLSFENIENLVGVGAVTLTDHFTNTTQTLTGGDHYNFAVTSSTASYGAGRFTLTLSRPALQKNAVATVENVCGGTSATIQLTNIQQGVFYYASYLNDETPLSELQSNANGTISLAVPVSALQPGTNNLVIRTGFSGCSNELLSATPLAFTYTPMPLVSVDRPYYTLCDGAQVTLKAETNPENSLRWYKDGQLIPNQTNATWVSGPIASTTLFQVAAVINGCEGNKASTYVEINQVPMPVVEFNGDVLEIVNEIPAGTFMQWYKDNEPLDAYDRGIKPVEPGSYTVLVSKGGCSKVSESFEYLVTDTENPVHDGFNVYVYPNPATHDKLYVKIETTSTLDANIAIVDLTGRSVFDASLKGTHVNGVHKLNVSQDTAPGLYIISIRQGSAVLQRKLILHFE encoded by the coding sequence ATGAAACCACTGGCTAAAATCGCCATTTTTATTGCCGTTTTTACCTCGCTTTGCAACCTCTCTTATTCGCAAATTGACACCACCTGGACTTATTTTCATTATAAAAATGATGGAACAAGAGGAGCCGGGCCTGGAACATCTGGCACTTTCATTAATGTTGATATCCGTTTGGTTAATGATGAGAGTAGTTCGGGAATATTTAATAACAGGTTTTATCTGAAAGAGAATCAAACTTTTAGCCATCGCCTGGTCAATGGTCTACCTTCAACCTCATATTATGCAATGGCTGGTTTTGGCTCAATAAACTATAAGGAGGGAAATCTTAGAAGGTTAAACAATTGGGGGCAAGATCTCTACGTAATGAATTACAGGTTGTTGTTCCCGAAAAACTACAACGCTAACCCTAATGTAGCTGGTGGCTATCCGCTGATTGTAATGGCTCATGGCTTTGGTGAACGCGCAAACTGCTGGGGATCGAACTGCTATTGGGGCAGTACATTTTACGATCCAAACACTAACAATAACCCCCCGGTGAATAACACCAAATACTCAATTACCGGAGTGACTAGCACAGGCGGTGGCTCACAAATTATCGTTACTACAAACGCAACTCACGGTTTTTCTAGTAGCGGGTACGGTAATCAAATTCTTATCAGTAATTCCACAGTTGCCTCTTACAATGGTAGCCGAACAGTAGCAGAAGTTTTGACTACTACCAGCTTTAGGGTTAACATACCATTCAACGGTAACGCTACAGGAAATGTAGAATCACTTGGCGCGCTTCGGCTTTTAAACAATGACCACAGTATGACCCACGGTGGTTCGGTTCATCAATCGGCTGTGTTACATCCCGGGATAACCAGTAATATGTTGCCTAGTGATCCAAATATGCCTGCCAGAGCCTTCCCGGGTTTTGTGCTTTATCCGCAGAACTTAAACGGGTGGGAACAAGGCGGTGCGAACAATGTTGTTCGAATCATTAGGTTGTTAATGCAAAAATATAATATTGATCCAAACAAAATCTATGTCCATGGCCTTTCGGATGGTGGTTCAGGCACTTACCGGTTAGTCCGTACCGCACCGTGGTTGTTTGCTGCAGCGCTTCCCATGTCTGCAGTAAACAACCCGGAAAACAACTATCCAATATATCCATTTATCAATACTGTTCCGCTGTGGGTTTTCCAAGGCGGTACAGATACTAATCCAAGACCAGTTCACACCGAAGCACTGATTCAAAATTTCAGAAATGCTGGCATGGATGTTCGGTATAAACTGTACCCAACACTTGGCCATGGGGTGTGGAACAACGCCTACGCAGAACCAGACTTTTTTAGTTGGATGATGAGGAAAAACAAGGCCAATATCCATGTCAATTTTGGTAAGCCTGAAGTATGCGGCACCTCCGGTGCCGCTACAGTACTCCATCTGGCCCAAGGGTTTTTGGCTTATCAGTGGGAAAGAGATGGCCAAATCATTCCTGGGGCTACATCATCAACTTATTCAGCAACTTTGCCCGGCACCTACCGGGCACGCTTTAGCCGGGTTGCAAACCCTGGTGAAAGCGATTGGAACCGTTGGTCTGATCCTGTAATAGTTACTGAAGTTGCCCCGCCTAAACCTAGTATTCAAGCGTTAGGATCAACCGTTTTCCCAACGGTAATAAGTAATGATGACAGGGTGGTGTTAAAATCCAGCCAAAAGAATGAAAAATATTTATGGTCCAATAATGGTGTTCAGTTTACACCAGACAGAACCTTTAATGATATTTTCAATGACAGACTTGATACGTTATCAATGATCCAACGTAAGTCCGATCAACCCGGCATTTATACGTTAAAAACTGCAGAGATTAGTGGATGCCAAAGCTTGAGTTCCGATCCTGTTGCAGTCACCTTTAATACCCCTACAACAATTACCTTACCCAGTAATTTTTCCGGAACGGCTCAAAGCGCCTCCAGCATATTTTTAAGCTGGACCGATAACTCACCTAATGAATCAGGTTTTGAAATATGGCGGAGGAGAACAGGTGAGACTGTTTATACGTTCGTTACACGAACTGCGGAAGATGCTGTTTCATACCTTGACAACAACCTCGTTGCAAACACTACCTATTACTATAAAATTCGCGCTGTTAGCAGCACCGCACGATCAATATATTTTCCTGGAAACAATGATATTAATGAGAACGTAGTTGTTACTACGTTAGGGGATGCCGTGCCCCCAACGCCTCCGCAAAACGTTAGGGTTACCTTTAATAACCTTACCACTATTCGATTAGAATGGGATGCCGGCACCGATAATATCGGGGTGAGACGCTATAAGATAAATTATACCGGAAGTCCTTCAGGTACAGCATTCACCACCACGGCAACAACAACTTTTACCATAACAGGCCTTACTGCTAATAATGCCTATCAAATTACTGTTCAGACCGAGGATTTTGCAGGCATTCTATCTCCACCAAGTAATCTAATCACAGGTACAACCTATGTAGATGGACTTTATTATGAGCATTCAACCGGAGCATGGCAGAGTTTAGATCCTTTTATTTCAGGTCCAAGTGGATTCAACGACCTCCCTCCCATTAACTGGAATACCGCGGAATTTACCGGGAAGATTGCCAACTTTAACGTTAACCCGAATACTGATCCTCCGCATCCTAACGGTACCCTTGGTATTGCTACCCAGCAGGAGTTTTATAAGATAAAGTTTGATGGGTACATCACAAAGCCAGGTACCGGAAATGTTATAGTGCAGTTCAATACAACTTCCGATGATGGAAGTATGTTATTTCTTAAAGGATTCAATCGAAACCCAGCCAATCAGGCTGAGTTTACACAATATCGTATTGTGAATAACGATGGGTTACATGGCGCAGTAACAGCAACAAGCGAGGATGTCACACTGGATTCTGCTTTTCACCGTATTGTGGTATTGTTCAATGAATTTACAGGCGATCAATCCTTAACAGTTCAATATCGTATAAAATCAGGATCTAGTTATGGGGCTTGGATTACGATTCCCACCTCCATGCTGAAGACTGGCGAATTCATACCACCGGACCCGCTTGCTGCTCCATCGGCATTCGCTGTCTCTGGAACCGGAATGACCAGTGTAGGATTAACCTGGCAATATGGAGGAGCACCTGCCCATGAATTTGAAGTTTACCGCTCACTGGCTGTTGATGGAACGTTTGCAATCGTGGCTCGTGCCACAGGGCTTTCCTATACCGATAATACGGTGCTGCCCGGTAGAACATATTTCTACAAGTTAAGAACAATTAATCCATCTGATGGTGCCATATCAGCCTTTAGCTCAACGGTGAATGCTTCAACTACTGAAGACCTTATTGCACCAACAGTGCCCACTGGACTAACGCTCTCAAGTAAAACATTTTCGAATGTTGCCTTTAGCTGGACAGCCTCAACTGATAATGTTGGCGTTGCAGGATATGAAATTTTGATCAATAACACTATTGTTGATTCGACAACAGTTTCCAGCTACATGGCCACCGGCCTTGAGCCTGGCACATTGTATAACTTTACCGTAAAAGCTTTTGATGCTTCGGGTAACAAATCGGCTGCATCAGTTGCTTTGCCGGTTACTACCAACAGTGGTATAATGTATTATACAAAAGCAACCGGTGCGCTTAACTTAACTAACACGTGGTCCAATACTCCCGATGGGAATGGCTCTTCCCCGGCATCGCTTGCCAACAATGGGCAGATTTATATGGTTACCCGCCCAAGCACCGGTCTTGGCGGCCCGCTAACTATTGGTGGAAGTGTGTCGAAGATAGTTGTGCCTAATGGTACTACATTCGATATTGATAATACGATCTCGGCCAAACTGGAAGTACAGGGTAACGGTATTGTTAACCTTAATCATGCCACCACCGCGCCTGAGTTTTTGAGTGTATCGCCTACAAGTACGGTTAACTTCAATGCCTATAACATTATTCCTGCGGCTACCTATGGTAACGTAAACCTTACCGGCACAGGCAACAAAAATTTTGAAGCCGGTGACATTACCATTATGGGTAACCTCACCGCTACTTCGGGCATTGCGTTAAAGGGCGCACCGTCCAATGCTTCGCGCGTTACGGTACATGAAAATATTACACTGGCCGGCACCCCGGCCACCGTGGCCACCGACAATGCACTGGATTTAACCCTGGCAAAGGCCGGTACACAAACCCTAAGTGTTAATGGTACACTGGATTTATACAGGATTTCAACCGCTGCCGGTACTACAGCAAGCGTGGTGAACGGTGGTAGTTCCGCAACTATTAACATTGGCTCACCCAATGGTGGCGGGCTTGCGCTGGCCAACGGCAGCACGCTTAACCTGGGCAACAACCACCTGGTAATGAAGAATGCTGCTACTATAAATGCTGCCGGGCAAACCGGCAGGCTGGCCCTTAACGGAAGTAATCTAACCCTGAACAGCAGCAGCGCACAAAATTCCAATTTGTATGTGGATAATGTGCTGAACACAGCCGGCATGGTTACCACCACCTTTAGCAGCACCGGAGACCTGGTGATACAATCACCGCTGCGGATAACCGATGGGTTAAAAATAAAAGCCGGTGAGGTAAATTCTGGCGGCAACATCACGCTGGTTTCCACGCAAACCAAAACGGCCTACCTGCAGGAGCTTGAAGGCAACGGAAGCATTACCGGTGCCGCAAAGGTTGAGCGCTGGGTGAGCATAGCGAGAAAATACCGGTACATGTCATCGGCCGTGGCCAACATGACGGTGGCCATGTGGCAACAGAGTGGTATGCCCATTACAGGGCCTTTTACCGGCAGCAGTCCGAATTCGCCTAACCCTTCAATGTTTTACTATGTAGAGAACAATGGTGGCTATATTAACTATCCGCATACCGGCAGTAATAACTCGGTAACCTTTGAACGGGGCCGCGGCTATTCTATTTTCAATTACAACGGCAACAGCCCGCTTACCCTCACCATGACGGGTAATCCATACCAGGGCAGTGTACCCTATACACTTACCCCCGGTAGTGGAGGTGACACAGGCTGGAACCTGGTGGGTAATCCGTATGCATCAGCTATTATGTGGAACAACCTGACGAGTGACTGGATAAAGAGCGGTCTATCACCCATAGTACACGTACCCGATAATACAAGCGGAACGTTGGTTTTCAGAACCTATAATGCCAACAACGGACTTGGAACCCTAACCGGAGGTATCATAGCTCCTGGTCAGGCCTTTTGGGTACAAGCTGTAACAGCCAATCCATCCCTTACCATACACGAGAAAGCCAAGCGCACCAACACTTCTACCTTCTTCCGGGAAGAGGAAGCAACGGTCAACAGTATTACCATTGTTTTGTCGAATGGCTCGTTGGAAGATGAAGCATACATCATTGTTGGCAACGAATATGAGGACACGTATGAGCCCGGCATAGACGGTATGAAAATGAAGAATCAGATCCTGAACCTTAGTACGCTATCCTCAGAAAATGTGAAACTCATCTTCAACAATATCTCAAACAGTTTCTGCGAAAAGACAGTTGCATTAAGTGTCGATGATGTAACACCGGGTAACTACACCCTCTCGTTCGAGAACATCGAAAACCTGGTGGGTGTTGGCGCAGTTACGCTTACCGATCATTTCACCAACACCACACAAACACTTACGGGCGGTGATCATTATAACTTTGCGGTTACCTCCAGCACAGCCAGTTATGGTGCCGGCAGGTTTACGCTCACACTCAGCCGCCCTGCGCTTCAGAAAAATGCAGTGGCTACTGTTGAAAATGTGTGTGGCGGAACTTCGGCCACTATTCAGCTTACCAATATACAGCAAGGTGTATTCTACTATGCATCTTACCTGAATGATGAAACACCGTTATCGGAATTGCAATCAAACGCCAACGGAACCATTTCCCTTGCTGTTCCGGTAAGTGCCTTGCAACCCGGCACAAACAACCTGGTTATCCGCACCGGGTTTAGCGGCTGCAGCAACGAACTGCTGTCGGCCACACCGCTTGCCTTTACGTACACGCCTATGCCTCTCGTATCGGTTGACCGGCCGTACTACACGCTTTGCGATGGCGCACAGGTTACCTTAAAGGCAGAGACCAACCCTGAAAACAGCCTGCGCTGGTATAAGGATGGTCAGTTAATACCCAACCAAACCAATGCAACCTGGGTATCGGGGCCAATTGCCAGCACCACACTTTTCCAGGTGGCTGCCGTAATCAACGGCTGCGAAGGGAATAAAGCCTCTACCTATGTAGAAATCAACCAAGTACCGATGCCGGTGGTTGAGTTCAATGGCGATGTACTGGAGATTGTAAACGAAATACCTGCTGGAACCTTTATGCAGTGGTACAAAGACAACGAACCCTTGGATGCCTACGACCGGGGTATTAAACCCGTTGAGCCCGGCTCGTATACGGTATTGGTTTCAAAAGGCGGTTGCTCAAAAGTTTCCGAATCGTTCGAGTACCTGGTAACCGACACGGAAAACCCGGTGCATGATGGCTTCAACGTTTACGTGTATCCTAACCCGGCAACCCACGATAAACTGTATGTGAAAATAGAAACTACATCAACACTGGATGCCAACATCGCGATTGTTGACCTTACCGGGCGTAGCGTGTTTGATGCTTCCCTAAAAGGGACGCACGTAAACGGTGTTCATAAATTAAACGTATCGCAGGACACAGCCCCGGGGCTGTACATTATATCGATACGGCAAGGCAGCGCTGTGCTTCAGCGCAAACTGATACTCCATTTTGAGTAA